From a region of the Haloferax volcanii DS2 genome:
- a CDS encoding TMEM165/GDT1 family protein codes for MTGWWEILVVALVTQLAVLPGEKVQFIIAGLSTRFDPKVVVAAAGSAFAIWTALEILLGQALKNALSPAALDAITAVLFATFAVLLYRSAPDASAESEAATTDGGVSGLDDAPTVFGRELSTQGFGGFLPIFAMMAAGEFGDKTQLVTIGLAVQYGATSAIWAGEMLAIIPVSIANAYFFHRFSHRFDTRKAYLGAAGLFAFFAADTLLSLATGFSVWETLVGTASDAVLALF; via the coding sequence GTGACCGGCTGGTGGGAGATTCTCGTCGTCGCGCTCGTCACCCAGCTTGCGGTGCTGCCGGGCGAGAAGGTCCAGTTCATCATCGCGGGGCTGTCGACCCGCTTCGACCCGAAGGTCGTCGTCGCGGCCGCGGGCTCGGCGTTCGCCATCTGGACGGCGCTCGAAATCCTGCTCGGACAGGCGCTCAAGAACGCGCTCTCGCCGGCCGCGCTCGACGCCATCACCGCCGTCCTGTTCGCCACGTTCGCGGTGTTGCTCTACCGCTCCGCGCCCGACGCGTCCGCGGAGAGCGAGGCCGCGACCACCGACGGGGGAGTCTCCGGCCTCGACGACGCGCCGACCGTGTTCGGCCGCGAGCTGTCGACGCAGGGATTCGGCGGTTTCCTCCCCATCTTCGCCATGATGGCCGCCGGCGAGTTCGGTGACAAGACCCAGCTCGTCACCATCGGGCTGGCCGTGCAGTACGGCGCGACCTCGGCCATCTGGGCGGGCGAGATGCTCGCTATCATCCCGGTGAGCATCGCCAACGCGTACTTCTTCCACCGGTTTTCCCACCGGTTCGACACGCGCAAGGCGTACCTCGGCGCGGCCGGCCTGTTCGCCTTCTTCGCCGCCGACACACTCCTCTCCCTTGCCACCGGATTCTCCGTCTGGGAGACGCTCGTCGGCACCGCCAGCGACGCCGTCCTCGCGCTGTTCTGA
- a CDS encoding S9 family peptidase, whose protein sequence is MRTYDIERYLNIRSAYGASFSADGERLSFLMDTTGVPQVWTVDSPGAWPEQRTFYEERVTFASWSPERPELAFGMDNGGNERAQLFRLEPDTGVIENLTEHPDAKHRWGGWSHDGERFAFTSNRRDHAVFDVYVQARDGTGTDTELVHEGDGWLTVGGFSPDDSKLIVQEAYSNFDQDVSVLDLATGELTHLTPHQGTVRFQSPEWGPDGENVYMVTDCGSDTLELVRYELASGEFTTVETGGDHELDGLSIDHDSRRLVYSRNVEGYTELTFGELTAPDRIDALPQPDLPNGVAGGVSFSPDGERAAVTVTASADTANVYVVELATGDAERWTLAATAGIPRDTFVPPELVRYPTFDGRDIPAFFTLPEESSEGETPVIVDIHGGPESQRRPSFSAVKQYFLSRGYAYFEPNVRGSAGYGKAYGHLDDVEKRMDSVADIEAAVEWLHDHPAVDPDKIVAMGGSYGGFMVLAAMTEYPDLWAAGVDIVGIANFVTFLENTGDWRRELREAEYGSLEDDREFLESISPINNVETIRAPLFVLHGENDPRVPVSEAHQLVEEAREHAHVRELIFDDEGHGFTKLENRIEAYSQIADFLDEYVRSAPAADD, encoded by the coding sequence ATGCGAACGTACGACATCGAGCGCTACCTGAACATCAGGAGCGCCTACGGCGCGTCGTTCTCGGCCGACGGCGAGCGCCTGTCGTTCCTCATGGACACGACGGGCGTCCCGCAGGTCTGGACGGTCGATTCGCCCGGCGCGTGGCCCGAACAGCGGACCTTCTACGAGGAGCGCGTCACCTTCGCCTCGTGGTCGCCCGAGCGCCCCGAACTGGCTTTCGGCATGGACAACGGCGGCAACGAGCGCGCCCAGCTGTTCCGGCTCGAACCCGACACCGGCGTCATCGAGAACCTGACCGAACACCCCGACGCCAAGCACCGCTGGGGCGGCTGGAGCCACGACGGCGAGCGGTTCGCGTTCACCTCGAACCGCCGCGACCACGCCGTCTTCGACGTGTACGTGCAGGCCCGCGACGGGACCGGCACCGACACCGAACTCGTCCACGAGGGCGACGGCTGGCTCACCGTCGGCGGCTTCTCGCCCGACGACTCGAAGCTCATCGTCCAAGAAGCGTACTCGAACTTCGACCAGGACGTGTCGGTACTCGACCTCGCCACGGGCGAGTTGACCCACCTCACGCCGCATCAGGGGACGGTCCGCTTCCAGAGCCCCGAGTGGGGTCCCGACGGCGAGAACGTCTACATGGTGACCGACTGCGGGAGCGACACGCTCGAACTCGTCCGCTACGAACTCGCCTCCGGGGAGTTCACCACCGTCGAGACCGGCGGTGACCACGAACTGGACGGTCTCAGCATCGACCACGACTCGCGCCGACTCGTCTACTCGCGGAACGTCGAGGGCTACACCGAACTCACCTTCGGTGAACTCACCGCGCCCGACCGCATCGACGCGCTCCCCCAACCCGACCTGCCGAACGGCGTCGCCGGTGGCGTCTCCTTTTCGCCGGACGGCGAGCGCGCCGCGGTCACCGTCACCGCCAGCGCCGACACCGCGAACGTCTACGTAGTCGAGTTGGCCACGGGCGACGCCGAGCGGTGGACGCTCGCGGCGACGGCGGGCATCCCGCGGGACACGTTCGTCCCGCCCGAACTCGTCCGGTATCCGACGTTCGACGGCCGCGACATCCCGGCGTTCTTCACGCTCCCCGAGGAGTCGTCGGAGGGGGAGACGCCCGTCATCGTGGACATCCACGGCGGGCCGGAGTCCCAGCGGCGGCCGTCGTTCTCGGCGGTCAAGCAGTACTTCCTCTCGCGGGGGTACGCCTACTTCGAGCCGAACGTCCGCGGGTCGGCGGGCTACGGGAAGGCCTACGGCCACCTCGACGACGTGGAAAAACGGATGGACTCCGTCGCCGACATCGAGGCCGCCGTCGAGTGGCTCCACGACCACCCGGCTGTCGACCCGGACAAAATCGTCGCCATGGGCGGCTCGTACGGCGGGTTCATGGTGCTCGCGGCGATGACCGAGTACCCCGACCTCTGGGCCGCCGGCGTCGACATCGTCGGCATCGCGAACTTCGTGACGTTCCTCGAAAACACGGGCGACTGGCGGCGCGAACTCCGCGAGGCGGAGTACGGCTCGCTCGAAGACGACCGCGAGTTCCTCGAATCCATCTCGCCCATCAACAACGTCGAGACGATTCGCGCGCCGCTTTTCGTCCTCCACGGCGAAAACGACCCGCGGGTGCCGGTCAGCGAGGCCCACCAACTCGTCGAGGAGGCGAGGGAACACGCCCACGTCCGCGAACTCATCTTCGACGACGAGGGTCACGGCTTTACCAAACTGGAGAACCGCATCGAGGCGTACTCTCAGATAGCAGACTTCCTCGACGAGTACGTCCGGAGCGCGCCCGCCGCGGACGACTGA
- a CDS encoding MTH865 family protein, with protein MSDTESQLREQFMDAFENADFPVENQMSLVPALPNGPGTKFKTDDVTVTAMELAAKLGKHQDFPYEDAESLVDDIIAGLKAEGMI; from the coding sequence ATGTCCGATACCGAATCTCAGCTCCGCGAGCAGTTCATGGACGCGTTCGAAAACGCGGATTTCCCCGTGGAAAATCAGATGTCGCTCGTCCCCGCGCTCCCGAACGGTCCGGGCACGAAGTTCAAGACGGACGACGTGACCGTCACGGCGATGGAGCTGGCCGCCAAGCTCGGCAAGCATCAGGACTTCCCGTACGAGGACGCCGAGAGCCTCGTCGACGACATCATCGCCGGCCTCAAGGCCGAAGGCATGATCTGA
- a CDS encoding cobalamin B12-binding domain-containing protein has protein sequence MSADSEQRTIRCLIAKVGLDGHDRGAHVISRAFRDAGFEVIYSGLHRAPDEIIQATVQEDVDVLGISILSGAHNTLVPKVMAGLEEYGALDDTLVIVGGIIPEEDRPGLLEEGVDAIFGPGTPMQETIDFVKEHAPERP, from the coding sequence ATGAGCGCGGACTCCGAACAGCGAACGATCCGGTGTCTCATCGCCAAGGTGGGACTGGACGGCCACGACCGCGGCGCACACGTCATCTCTCGCGCCTTCCGCGACGCGGGATTCGAAGTCATCTACTCGGGGTTGCATCGCGCCCCGGACGAAATCATCCAGGCGACGGTCCAAGAGGACGTTGACGTGCTGGGTATCTCCATTCTCTCCGGCGCGCACAACACGCTCGTCCCGAAGGTGATGGCCGGTCTCGAAGAGTACGGCGCGCTCGACGACACGCTCGTCATCGTCGGCGGCATCATCCCCGAAGAGGACCGACCCGGTCTCCTCGAAGAGGGCGTCGACGCCATCTTCGGCCCCGGCACGCCGATGCAGGAGACCATCGACTTCGTGAAGGAACACGCGCCCGAGCGACCGTGA
- a CDS encoding LysE family translocator, translated as MFGLALAAPPGPMNAVIAEESVVRGWTAGARAGLGAMSADALFFVLAALGLVAFVGQFPTVQAVMVGAGGVLMLYFAYGAAQEMDTTFREAADPDEDSAGFTKAFVLALTNPYQILFWLTIGVGLLETGTVDVLAHTPYLGASLANLLVVETGSPALILGFFGGIAVWVTGFPAALVAAEQRVDSFASAVAAVSAVVLGGFGVVFIWDAVRSLVL; from the coding sequence GTGTTCGGGCTGGCGCTCGCCGCGCCGCCCGGCCCGATGAACGCCGTCATCGCCGAGGAGAGCGTCGTCCGCGGGTGGACCGCGGGCGCTCGCGCCGGTCTCGGCGCGATGAGTGCCGACGCGCTCTTTTTCGTCCTCGCGGCGCTCGGCCTCGTCGCGTTCGTCGGGCAGTTCCCGACGGTGCAGGCCGTCATGGTCGGTGCCGGCGGCGTCCTCATGCTCTACTTCGCCTACGGCGCGGCACAGGAGATGGACACCACGTTCCGCGAGGCCGCCGACCCCGACGAGGACAGCGCGGGCTTCACGAAGGCGTTCGTGCTCGCGCTGACGAACCCCTACCAGATTCTGTTCTGGCTCACCATCGGCGTCGGCCTCTTGGAGACCGGCACCGTCGACGTGCTCGCCCACACGCCGTATCTCGGGGCGTCGCTGGCGAACCTCCTCGTCGTGGAGACGGGAAGCCCGGCGCTCATCCTCGGCTTCTTCGGCGGCATCGCGGTCTGGGTGACCGGCTTCCCCGCGGCGCTCGTCGCGGCCGAACAGCGCGTCGACTCCTTCGCGTCGGCCGTCGCCGCCGTCAGCGCCGTCGTCCTCGGCGGCTTCGGCGTCGTCTTCATCTGGGACGCGGTGCGGTCGCTCGTGCTCTGA
- a CDS encoding M42 family metallopeptidase, whose product MEFDFDRLKQLTETSGVPGYEDRIRALVREDLEATTDSVRVDGMGNVVGTIEGESDYEVAVAAHMDEIGFMVRHVNDEGFLQLDALGGWDPRVLKAQRVTVHAEDEDLTGVIGSVPPHTLTEEQKQKEPKVEDVYVDLGLPAETVEETVSVGDLVTMEQTTVRMGNHVTGKAIDDRVCLFAMLEAAKRIENPEVTIHFAATVQEEVGLRGAQALGVDLDPDLALGLDTTVANDVPGFDPADHVTKLGAGAGIKLKDSSAIANPKVHRRLRAVAEDDDIPYQMELLPAGGTDTGGFQNSYGAKPVGAISMPTRYLHTVTESVHEDDVVAYIDLLTAFLESETGEFDYTL is encoded by the coding sequence ATGGAGTTCGACTTCGACCGCCTGAAGCAGCTTACCGAGACCAGCGGCGTCCCCGGCTACGAAGACCGCATCCGCGCGCTCGTCCGCGAGGACCTCGAAGCGACGACCGATTCCGTCCGGGTCGACGGGATGGGCAACGTCGTCGGCACCATCGAAGGCGAGAGCGACTACGAGGTCGCCGTCGCGGCCCACATGGACGAAATCGGCTTCATGGTCCGCCACGTCAACGACGAGGGCTTCCTGCAACTCGACGCCCTCGGCGGCTGGGACCCTCGCGTCCTGAAGGCCCAGCGCGTGACCGTCCACGCGGAAGACGAAGACCTCACGGGCGTCATCGGCTCGGTTCCCCCGCACACGCTGACGGAAGAACAGAAGCAGAAGGAGCCGAAGGTCGAGGACGTGTACGTCGACCTCGGCCTGCCCGCCGAGACCGTCGAGGAGACCGTCTCCGTCGGCGACCTCGTGACGATGGAACAGACGACCGTCCGCATGGGGAACCACGTGACGGGGAAGGCCATCGACGACCGCGTCTGCCTGTTCGCCATGCTGGAGGCCGCCAAACGCATCGAGAACCCCGAGGTGACGATTCACTTCGCCGCGACGGTCCAAGAGGAAGTCGGCCTCCGCGGCGCGCAGGCGCTCGGCGTCGACCTCGACCCCGACCTCGCGCTCGGCCTCGACACCACCGTCGCCAACGACGTGCCCGGCTTCGACCCCGCCGACCACGTCACGAAACTCGGTGCGGGCGCGGGCATCAAGCTCAAGGATTCGAGCGCCATCGCCAACCCGAAGGTCCACCGCCGCCTCCGCGCCGTGGCCGAGGACGACGACATCCCCTACCAGATGGAACTGCTCCCCGCGGGCGGCACCGACACCGGCGGCTTCCAGAACAGCTACGGCGCGAAGCCCGTCGGCGCGATTTCGATGCCGACGCGCTACCTCCACACCGTCACCGAGAGCGTCCACGAGGACGACGTGGTCGCCTACATCGACCTCCTGACGGCCTTCCTGGAGAGCGAGACGGGCGAGTTCGACTACACGCTGTAA
- a CDS encoding DUF420 domain-containing protein has protein sequence MATASADNPLKEHPAAATAVLSVVGYALVIGTFLGVVPGRVFPDLSLPQVNLLSDAIAVVNTVNVLVIAAGWRWIRRDEVRKHAAAMVTSFGLILVFLVMYLAKIGGGGTKEFVGPAFAYYPYLAMLAIHIILSIVSVPVVLYALILGITHSERELRTETPHRKVGRIAAGAWLVSLALGVVTYLLLNHVYSWEYTVTAVESAGALLAPVVGV, from the coding sequence ATGGCAACTGCGAGCGCAGACAACCCCCTGAAGGAACACCCCGCGGCCGCGACCGCCGTCCTCTCGGTGGTCGGGTACGCCCTCGTCATCGGGACGTTCCTCGGCGTCGTCCCCGGAAGGGTCTTTCCCGACCTGTCGCTCCCACAGGTGAATCTCCTCTCGGACGCCATCGCCGTCGTGAACACGGTGAACGTCCTCGTCATCGCGGCGGGCTGGCGCTGGATTCGTCGCGACGAGGTCCGGAAGCACGCGGCCGCGATGGTCACGTCGTTCGGCCTCATCCTCGTCTTCCTCGTGATGTATCTCGCGAAAATCGGCGGCGGCGGCACCAAGGAGTTCGTCGGCCCCGCGTTCGCGTACTACCCGTATCTTGCGATGCTGGCGATTCACATCATCCTCTCTATCGTCTCGGTGCCGGTCGTCCTCTACGCGCTCATCCTCGGGATAACCCACTCCGAGCGCGAACTCCGGACCGAGACACCCCACCGGAAGGTCGGCCGTATCGCGGCCGGCGCGTGGCTCGTCTCGCTCGCCCTCGGCGTCGTGACGTACCTGCTTCTCAACCACGTGTACAGTTGGGAGTACACGGTTACCGCCGTCGAGTCCGCGGGCGCGCTCCTCGCGCCCGTCGTCGGGGTCTGA
- a CDS encoding metal-dependent transcriptional regulator: MLSDVMEDYLKAIYTLQMEQGPPVSTSDIAEYLGKTPPTVTSMVGKLEERGLVDREKYKGVELTAEGETVALEVLRHHRLLEAYLTEHLDYSWSEVHDEADALEHHISEEFEKRVAAALGEPEVDPHGDPIPSADLTPPDSSGLSALSDCEVGDRLVVARVSDRDPAELEYLSEAGVTPGTTIEVTDIAPFGMVTVLVGDGGREQSLPESVARTIRVRPPDEPSNEEVSPA; this comes from the coding sequence ATGTTGAGCGACGTGATGGAGGACTATCTGAAGGCTATCTACACGCTCCAGATGGAGCAGGGACCGCCGGTTTCGACCTCCGACATCGCGGAGTATCTCGGGAAAACGCCGCCGACCGTGACGAGCATGGTCGGCAAGCTCGAAGAGCGCGGGCTGGTCGACCGCGAGAAGTACAAGGGCGTCGAACTGACCGCGGAGGGCGAGACGGTCGCGCTCGAAGTGCTCCGACACCACCGCCTCTTGGAGGCGTACCTCACCGAACACCTCGACTACTCGTGGAGCGAGGTCCACGACGAGGCCGACGCGCTCGAACACCACATCAGCGAGGAGTTCGAAAAGCGGGTCGCGGCCGCTCTCGGTGAGCCCGAGGTCGACCCCCACGGCGACCCCATCCCGAGCGCCGACCTCACGCCCCCGGACTCCTCGGGGCTGTCGGCGCTCTCCGACTGCGAGGTGGGCGACCGCCTCGTCGTCGCCCGCGTCAGCGACCGCGACCCCGCGGAGCTGGAGTATCTCTCCGAGGCGGGCGTCACGCCCGGCACGACCATCGAAGTAACCGATATCGCCCCCTTCGGGATGGTGACGGTCCTCGTCGGCGACGGCGGCCGCGAGCAGAGCCTCCCGGAGTCGGTGGCCCGAACGATTCGCGTCCGACCGCCCGACGAGCCGAGTAACGAGGAGGTGTCGCCCGCGTGA
- a CDS encoding glycosyltransferase family 4 protein — protein MRVALVSMYTTHHEETGATRRLRRTAELLAERDHEVTVLCAKWWDGEVVEFKQDGVTYHRVTDAPAVGGFASRVPFALREVSPDVIQVASYPPWHVTAVRTAARFLRTPVVADWWTRDDRGGSRAYRRAAKSPNAVLVPSEMVRTQVRELGAAVDSTHLVPEPINMDLVRSADADERADVVYARDLDEHANVESFLLALAELRDKDWSAVVIGDGPERSTAEQTARDLRIDDRVEFLGELSANEAVPIMKGAHVFAQTATVEPFATNLLWALACGCVSIVEYQARSSAHELVEGRERGSLVTSPQELADEIVAARRYDHETVDDDFARYDFRRVIEQYESVYETERDDYGFF, from the coding sequence ATGCGAGTCGCGCTCGTCTCGATGTACACGACGCACCACGAGGAGACGGGAGCGACCAGACGGCTCCGGCGAACGGCCGAACTCCTCGCCGAGCGCGACCACGAGGTGACGGTGCTCTGTGCGAAGTGGTGGGACGGCGAGGTTGTCGAGTTCAAACAGGACGGGGTGACCTATCACCGCGTGACTGACGCGCCCGCCGTCGGCGGCTTCGCCTCCCGCGTCCCCTTCGCCCTCCGCGAGGTCTCACCCGACGTGATTCAGGTCGCGAGCTACCCGCCGTGGCACGTCACGGCGGTCAGGACCGCGGCGCGGTTCCTCCGGACGCCGGTCGTCGCCGACTGGTGGACCCGCGACGACCGCGGCGGCTCGCGGGCCTACCGGCGGGCGGCGAAGTCCCCGAACGCCGTCTTGGTCCCCTCGGAGATGGTCCGTACGCAGGTTCGCGAACTCGGCGCTGCGGTCGATTCGACCCATCTCGTCCCCGAGCCCATCAACATGGACCTCGTCCGGAGCGCAGACGCCGATGAGCGCGCGGACGTGGTGTACGCCCGCGACCTCGACGAGCACGCGAACGTCGAGAGCTTCCTCCTCGCGCTCGCGGAACTCCGCGACAAGGACTGGTCCGCGGTCGTCATCGGCGACGGCCCCGAGCGCTCGACGGCCGAACAGACCGCCCGCGACCTCCGCATCGACGACCGCGTGGAGTTCCTCGGCGAACTCTCCGCGAACGAGGCGGTGCCAATCATGAAGGGCGCGCACGTCTTCGCGCAGACCGCGACGGTCGAGCCCTTCGCGACGAACCTGCTGTGGGCGCTCGCCTGCGGCTGTGTGTCCATCGTCGAGTATCAGGCGCGGTCGTCGGCCCACGAACTCGTCGAGGGGCGCGAGCGCGGGTCGCTCGTCACGAGTCCCCAAGAGCTGGCGGACGAAATCGTCGCCGCCCGCCGGTACGACCACGAGACGGTCGACGACGACTTCGCGCGCTACGACTTCCGACGGGTCATCGAGCAGTACGAATCGGTCTACGAGACCGAGCGCGACGACTACGGCTTCTTCTGA
- a CDS encoding NAD(P)-dependent glycerol-1-phosphate dehydrogenase, which produces MFDKSTWIKLPRNVLQGHGVLDDLSAAVDELYLSGDPFLVTSPSPDRIAGDRVRDQFDGITSISLDRASFESVERVVDAAREADAGYLIALGGGKPIDVAKMASDRLDCGFISVPTAASHDGIVSGRSSIPEGDTRHSVAADPPLAVVADTELLAEAPWELTTAGCADIISNYTAVKDWELAHRLKNVEYSEYAGALSQMTAEMLVGSADSIKPGLEESAWIVTKALVSSGVAMSIAGSSRPASGAEHLFSHQLDRIAPGSALHGHQVGVGSIMTEYFHSGARGEWTDIRDALSTMGAPTTADELGIDDETIIEALTTAHEIRDRYTILGNGVSEEAAIEAATITGVI; this is translated from the coding sequence ATGTTCGATAAATCGACGTGGATTAAGCTGCCCCGGAACGTGCTTCAGGGCCACGGCGTGCTCGACGACCTCTCGGCCGCGGTCGACGAGCTGTACCTCTCCGGCGACCCGTTTCTCGTCACGAGCCCGTCGCCCGACCGCATCGCCGGCGACCGGGTCCGCGACCAGTTCGACGGCATCACGTCTATCTCGCTCGACCGCGCGAGCTTCGAGTCGGTCGAGCGCGTCGTCGACGCGGCCCGCGAGGCCGACGCGGGCTACCTCATCGCCCTCGGCGGCGGCAAGCCAATCGACGTGGCGAAGATGGCCTCCGACCGCCTCGACTGCGGTTTCATCTCGGTCCCGACGGCGGCGAGCCACGACGGCATCGTCTCGGGTCGGTCGTCGATTCCCGAGGGCGACACCCGCCACTCGGTCGCCGCCGACCCGCCGCTCGCGGTCGTCGCCGACACGGAACTGCTCGCGGAGGCCCCGTGGGAGCTCACGACCGCCGGCTGCGCCGACATCATCTCGAACTACACCGCGGTCAAAGACTGGGAACTCGCCCACCGCCTGAAGAACGTCGAGTACTCCGAGTACGCGGGCGCGCTCTCGCAGATGACCGCCGAGATGCTCGTCGGCAGCGCCGACTCCATCAAACCGGGCCTCGAAGAGTCCGCCTGGATAGTGACGAAGGCGCTCGTCTCCTCTGGCGTCGCCATGTCCATCGCCGGCTCCTCGCGGCCCGCGTCGGGCGCGGAACACCTCTTTTCGCACCAGCTCGACCGCATCGCGCCCGGAAGCGCCCTCCACGGCCACCAGGTCGGCGTCGGCTCCATCATGACCGAGTACTTCCACAGCGGCGCGCGCGGCGAGTGGACCGACATCCGCGACGCCCTCTCGACGATGGGCGCGCCGACGACTGCCGACGAACTCGGCATCGACGACGAGACGATTATCGAGGCGCTCACGACCGCCCACGAGATTCGCGACCGCTACACGATTCTCGGCAACGGCGTCAGCGAGGAGGCGGCCATCGAGGCCGCGACCATCACGGGCGTCATCTAA
- the meaB gene encoding methylmalonyl Co-A mutase-associated GTPase MeaB has product MSRAVESDLVERLLDGEHRALARAITKIESQSPGYRDIVSELHAHTGDASVVGITGSPGAGKSTLVDKLAKYYRDQGETVGVIAVDPSSPYTGGAVLGDRIRMASNVGDMDVFFRSMSARGQLGGLSTATADAVKALDAFGKDRIIIETVGAGQNEVDVVKTADTVVVLVQPGSGDDVQMLKAGILEIGDVFVVNKADMEGASRTVAELQEMIHLRDDPRANLDTGHHGAAAFDDGHGGGHGGHADASDAESDAEGDPSNADEPLVWTPQVLETVATTGEGIDELVETLDDHRDYLDASGELAEKARKRAGEEIRQHLRSDVNRLLEAELDRRGGVEEFAQAVVEKETDPYAVAEDVLEPLRECLDDRAD; this is encoded by the coding sequence ATGAGTCGGGCGGTCGAATCCGACCTCGTCGAGCGACTCCTCGACGGCGAGCACCGGGCGCTCGCGCGCGCCATCACGAAAATCGAGTCGCAGTCGCCGGGCTACCGGGACATCGTCTCGGAACTCCACGCGCACACGGGCGACGCGTCCGTCGTCGGCATCACGGGCAGTCCGGGGGCCGGCAAATCGACGCTCGTGGACAAACTGGCGAAGTACTACCGCGACCAGGGCGAGACGGTCGGCGTCATCGCCGTGGACCCCTCCTCGCCGTACACCGGCGGGGCCGTCCTCGGCGACCGCATCCGCATGGCCTCGAACGTCGGTGACATGGACGTGTTCTTCCGGTCGATGAGCGCTCGCGGCCAGCTCGGCGGCCTCTCGACCGCCACCGCGGACGCCGTGAAGGCGCTCGACGCCTTCGGGAAAGACCGCATCATCATCGAGACGGTCGGCGCGGGGCAAAACGAGGTGGACGTGGTGAAGACCGCCGACACGGTCGTCGTCCTCGTCCAACCCGGCAGCGGCGACGACGTGCAGATGCTCAAGGCGGGCATCCTCGAAATCGGTGACGTGTTCGTCGTCAACAAGGCCGACATGGAGGGCGCATCGCGTACCGTCGCAGAGTTACAGGAGATGATTCACCTCCGCGACGACCCGCGGGCGAACCTCGATACGGGCCACCACGGGGCCGCGGCGTTCGACGACGGCCACGGCGGCGGTCACGGCGGGCACGCGGACGCGAGCGACGCCGAAAGCGACGCCGAGGGTGACCCTTCCAACGCCGACGAACCCCTCGTCTGGACGCCGCAAGTCCTCGAAACGGTCGCCACGACCGGCGAGGGAATCGACGAGTTGGTCGAGACGCTGGACGACCACCGCGACTACCTCGACGCCTCCGGCGAACTGGCCGAGAAGGCCCGCAAACGCGCGGGCGAGGAGATTCGACAGCACCTCCGAAGCGACGTGAACCGGCTCCTCGAAGCCGAACTCGACCGACGCGGCGGAGTCGAAGAGTTCGCTCAGGCCGTCGTCGAAAAGGAGACCGACCCCTACGCGGTCGCTGAAGACGTGCTCGAACCGCTCCGGGAGTGTCTGGACGACCGAGCCGACTGA
- a CDS encoding halocyanin domain-containing protein, producing the protein MTDGNVDMSRRAFLGAAAGGAAVAATSGTAAAQTEEPDFGGHLDGIDGGYEDLRGQSEVTIEVGAEGNGGALAFSPAGVWIDTGTTVTWEWTGEGGGHNVVASEGASLDSGAAVSEAGSTYEYTFEEGDAGITKYHCVPHEALGMLGAVAVGGDVPTVSTGGGGGPSRPQVPDSAKSLGVATTFAMIATLGLAYFFMKYGGDYDVQD; encoded by the coding sequence ATGACCGACGGCAACGTGGATATGTCTCGGCGGGCGTTCCTCGGGGCGGCCGCTGGCGGCGCGGCGGTCGCCGCCACTTCCGGCACGGCCGCGGCGCAGACGGAAGAACCGGACTTCGGCGGCCACCTCGACGGCATCGACGGAGGGTACGAAGACCTCCGCGGCCAGAGCGAGGTCACCATCGAAGTGGGCGCAGAAGGTAACGGCGGCGCACTCGCGTTCTCCCCCGCGGGCGTCTGGATAGACACCGGCACGACCGTGACGTGGGAGTGGACCGGCGAGGGCGGCGGCCACAACGTCGTCGCGAGCGAGGGCGCGTCGCTCGACTCCGGCGCGGCCGTCTCCGAGGCCGGAAGCACCTACGAGTACACCTTCGAAGAGGGCGACGCGGGCATCACGAAGTACCACTGCGTGCCCCACGAGGCGCTCGGGATGCTCGGCGCGGTCGCCGTCGGCGGCGACGTGCCGACCGTCAGCACCGGCGGTGGCGGCGGCCCGAGCCGCCCGCAGGTCCCCGACAGCGCGAAGTCCCTCGGCGTTGCGACGACGTTCGCGATGATCGCGACGCTCGGCCTCGCGTACTTCTTCATGAAGTACGGCGGCGACTACGACGTCCAGGACTGA